Genomic DNA from Acipenser ruthenus chromosome 41, fAciRut3.2 maternal haplotype, whole genome shotgun sequence:
ATGTGTTAAGTTTAGTTTTAAGTTGAGGTAAGTTTTTGGtacacattctgatgatgtactaCTTTCTAACATTACTCtggctctatagtccagatcacggcttctatcatagtgaaaaacaacgtccacaaacttgaacaCTGAGACGGAgatagccaccagacacaatatgaatcaatacataaatacatacatatttattacttgtcaagACTcgtgtgcatcaacatatgaaacaagtaaaagaaaagcaataggcaggtatatgttaataaactataataataaagtaacagacaaactaacattaataaactgtcaagctaaattaacacagcaccccaacTCACATGCAGCATCATTATAGAAGTCATGCggattatttaacagaatggtgaagcaccTCACCAGGACAGGAAACACCAGATTGCCCGGTGACTTATTCAGGTTTTTTTCGAGAGCTAGATCAACAACTTTCTCCAGCACGAGAATCAACGGTGCATTGCTGTTTGTTTGCATGCCagtttgtagtgatgaggtgcatgcgaggaaatcagaatacaaaacaatccAATGATATGACGGTGGaactggaaagatttaataaaccaatcagtgtgccgcaCAACACTCTAACGaggtcgcttttgaaaagactgaatgcgccatttgaatttaagtttgatgatgatgagtagCAGGTTACAAAACAGCAGTGTATCCGCTGTGAActaatcgctatcggtgccaacaaggtgttcttttaagtgaagttcctgttccttcagCCAGAGCATTTCCAATGgagaaaatctgtttcaccacaaggtgttaggcgaagtgttctcttaggaggtgttcctgtatgcagagactactgtatgtatgtgtacagtgctgtgaaaaggtatttgcccgtctgattttctgaatttttgcatttttttgacacggaatgttatcagatcttcaaccaaaacctaatattagataaaagggaacCTGAatgaacaaacaacacaaaaatctgatacatatttcatttatttattaaagaaagttatgcaacacccaaatcccccgtgtgaaaaagtaatcgcccccttagactcaataactggttacgccacctttagcagcaataactgcaaccaaacgcacagcgctctgatggtaagggccaaagtcagtcagatttatattgggcaggactggcccaggcctggttgttaaccaaagtactcaaacagctgaccctaattatccctttaattgggttgagttaactaggggggggcaataactttttcacacctgaagattgcatgtttgattaccttgcacaccaaacaaatgaaagaagcaccaaactttggtgatatttttttctctcagactccctctatatactacaaCAACCCACAAAAGAAATctaaccaaatacaatgtgaaaaatgtgcaaaaatgcagaaaatcagacgggggggcaaatactttttcacggcactgaaTGTGTAATATTTGTTTCACATTTACAACAGGTTGCACAAAAGAAACCCACAATGAATAATATAGGAAGTGGATGAATTGTGTAAACCTTCTCACCAGATAAACTCCTCCTGGTATTATAAACTTATTATAAGAAATTCtgtcccttcaatagtaaagccaccccTGCTGTTAAGGCCAGATTGCGTTTGtcccttgaatggccttcataacactgtatttaaataaataaatgctgttcttttccagcagctactaaacagaatcccgtgtgctgccatggacagtgtggagatggaatctgtccagattaaagaggacatccctgaagtagagtttgagcacatggaaccagggaaggaagaatccgaggacttcaaaccaaacatccctgagctggagcctgtacgcctgcgggagtgtagcgtggtcctggagagaatctgcgtgagagagcaaggcgctggagaggaaggctctcccaacagcatgcaaggaggtggaaaggaagacggacgctcccattcagaatgcagtctagcaggtgagtgactcccagtagctgtgacattgtcattctagattgcgtgatatccacagtgtagttgagagggagggagggagcatgtaggttacattactagctgtttgtttttcctgtaccactccaaccagttcaagatagAACTCGCTACTGGTGAACTAtagatatgggggggggggtattatacCAAGGGGGggaaacactaaagtactgtatatatgattATACATGTTCAGTGTAAAAATATATGGATATTATTGTAAGTGTGTACTgtaatgctattgaaaaataGATACTTACAGAGtgtgttagaggaaatagacctgaaacattaaaGGAGAAATTTGAAGGCAGATTTTCATCCCAGGGCttggtttcaccagcatcagtctttactgactctgCTTTTACATATAAAGTAAAGGCTTTCagtttaactttgtgtttttaagcTGGTGTAACTCAGTACaacccccacagctgaaattcacatgctttaatccactccaccacccagccacatgcccgaagcctacaagcagtccctcttactttctttcctgttcatattttccaggttccagtccagcagctaaagcgagggcgggtgctggagaatatcctgactatgggaaaggtttcacccagttagggaATTTTAAAATGCACCAGCGAACTGACACGAGAGAGAaactgtattgctgctctgactgtggaaagagtttcattCAGTTAGGAACCCTGAAagaacaccagcgaactcacacaggagagaaaccgtatcgctgctctgaatgtgggaggagtttcagtcagtctggatccctgaaagcacaccagcgaactcacacaggagagaaactgtatctCTGCTCTGAATGTGGGAGAAGTTTCAGTCAGCCAGGAactctgaaagcacaccagcgaactcacacaggagagaaaccatatcgctgctctgactgtgggaagagtttcagtcagtcaagcaACCTTATTTCACACCTGCGAATTCACAGAggcgagaaaccgtatcactgctctgactgtgggaagagtttcagtcattcaaaccaccttgtttcacaccagctaattcacacaggagagaaaccgtatctctgctcttactgtgggaagagtttcaatcactCGAACaatctgaaaaaacaccagcgaactcacacaggagagaaaccgttttgCTGCTcttactgtgggaagagtttctgtGTTAAACGAGGCCTTCAAAGacaccagctaattcacacaggagagaaaccgtatcgctgctctgactgtgggaagagtttcagtcagtccggaaacctgaaaagacaccagcaaattcacagaggagagaaaccttaaagactatGTTCAATGGGACGTTTCACTCATGAGGAAAGAAAATTTTCACCTTGCATTATGAATCcctgtgtaattactgttttgtgtatcactcTAAAGAGCATGCAGTTTAAATGGTAAAAATGCACTTCATCTCTCTTGCACTCTTATTGTGTCAAAGTGGGCTATGTGGGACATTTTCCCTgtatatgataatacatgaacgtgtattagaaatgtaactggattcattaatgaagctgtgtgtcttgagaaacagggcaaactgctgtgtcttgagaagaggGCCTTtggcttgcagacatactgaactatgtgacctactgattagaggaccggtGCCTGAACTGGATCAGACTGgacggacagttgaattatggacagataattcacacgtgcaacaacaattgTGTTGacacaaggaagacataaactggtgatgtcccagtggaaaaggacataaaaacatcaaaggactgggagtttaaaaaaggcaagatacacaaattatCTCATGAAAATGGCTAGTTAGCAGAGTGAGAAAAACTATAAATATCtagaaaactaaatattttgcgctccacatcaaatgctaaacaaggtgctgtcactctgctaagctaagctgcaactccgggactctgcctataAACAGAaccaagacgggactctgcctgaaaacagacccaagacgaggaagcaagctgcaagagAGTCAACGACcccaagcaacgagactgagacccggctggaggactgccgtaaaacttagagacttatcagacaaaccagtctgggtctgctgtacacctaaaaccacagtatccaaaagaaactgtgccctgctacctgcatagCTAAAGACAGAGCGgccgggcgctgttgtggatcctataccgaggactgaagactttgttgcagctgtttgttgattctgtCGAGAATTGAATGCTTTGTTGCCAATTTGATCCaacgtgggattgaagactttgttgctgagaggagatctttttgtactggacacttcaacagattgagtttccaaaacagccgaccaaaagtctaagcttaaaggaaccgttgagtataattccagttacattttcctttcatggaactaaattaattcattgtaacacattcacatcgaattgaactgttaattgtttagtttgcacactttgcgtgtgaattaacttttagtgaaacttgatgaagtaactataagtaatctacctcatattgttgtatgaagaatttctttaaaagtaaacttaccctacacttaatctatataccattaataagcttaatgtgatatattctaagattgtctgaatcatctcagttgaggctgtatgtgggcgtgtgtgtgtgtgcgtgtgcttgggTGTGggcttgtgtgtgtgagcaagctaccacatcacagcctgcttgctCGCTGGAGTGCTgctggtgtgtgaggagacaggcggtgtcatatttcaattgcctgctagtcaagttaaggcagtgagagttttttaagacatttactttctgacttttctgattccTGTTTATTAtctgtgtacttaataaaatactactattgattaaacattccttgtgtctgcgtgtgaatgtgtgttcatagtaaatccttgacctttgtaacacgtcaatattgttagtaagagaactaatcaacccagataaacattaaatgatcaattattgaattgttcctacagcggcgacgcggacacgtcacaagaggcctctctgctgtcagtttaactcaggctgtcaatgcagtcagtgcctgggagcgggaatatgcagaaaggaaactattctgcacctcatctgatggacgagtcaggagaaattgataactcagtgtggggaatgagtttcagggtttagcatttaaactgcatagacttgaaaataaatacattgatgtgaacgagtatcccgaccccggtatgtagcatcccagagacaagactgcaccgtccttactggacAACCGCCTGGAGGGTTTGGCTTGTACATTCATCACGATACCAAAACTAATGAGAAATGATAGTGTCCCATGGCTGTATTATGTCATAAATAAGTGAATACTGCGTGACGTGTAGCTTTGCAATGTGCATGGTCCATGCTTGTATTTGTGCTGCTCTTGTAAACTGCCCTGAGTAATAGCAGTGTAGCAAGCATGTGTACGGATCTTAGGTACAGAAAGTCAAATTGTGTAATCTGAGTTCTAATGAGACCTGACTGTTCAATTAAACCTGGTGTGTGCTGATTAATGACTGATTAATTATACAACAAAA
This window encodes:
- the LOC117434175 gene encoding zinc finger protein 239-like, with the translated sequence MDSVEMESVQIKEDIPEVEFEHMEPGKEESEDFKPNIPELEPVRLRECSVVLERICVREQGAGEEGSPNSMQGGGKEDGRSHSECSLAGSSPAAKARAGAGEYPDYGKGFTQLGNFKMHQRTDTREKLYCCSDCGKSFIQLGTLKEHQRTHTGEKPYRCSECGRSFSQSGSLKAHQRTHTGEKLYLCSECGRSFSQPGTLKAHQRTHTGEKPYRCSDCGKSFSQSSNLISHLRIHRGEKPYHCSDCGKSFSHSNHLVSHQLIHTGEKPYLCSYCGKSFNHSNNLKKHQRTHTGEKPFCCSYCGKSFCVKRGLQRHQLIHTGEKPYRCSDCGKSFSQSGNLKRHQQIHRGEKP